The following are encoded together in the Acinetobacter radioresistens DSM 6976 = NBRC 102413 = CIP 103788 genome:
- a CDS encoding accessory factor UbiK family protein, whose product MIETLLQAILEQIDQPKKDIEKNLRALLNEAVEKMDLVSKQEMERQRVALQNANLRLEQLTQQVNMLEETLKNKK is encoded by the coding sequence ATGATTGAAACCCTATTACAGGCCATTCTTGAGCAGATAGACCAACCTAAAAAAGATATTGAGAAAAATCTAAGGGCTTTATTAAATGAAGCTGTAGAAAAAATGGATCTGGTTTCTAAACAGGAAATGGAACGGCAGCGTGTTGCCCTACAAAATGCCAATTTGCGTCTCGAACAGCTTACGCAACAGGTCAATATGCTGGAAGAGACTTTAAAGAACAAAAAATAA
- a CDS encoding DNA adenine methylase, with the protein MNSESSVYHKRRHAARTTDEYLFHQLVPYLGNKRRLLHLILEALEITGTLNQGNKRAPIFADFFAGSGVVSRLARQNGYRVIANDWEPYSHALNHAILSCVEAPAFKELGGYQKAIDYLNRLPEVKGWVTHNLCPRNDEVYDPTRDRLFFKRRNGMRIDAIRQQIATWQAQGAIDDVEMSALLAPLLYSASFVSNTSGVFKSFHQGWGGKTQTALERIESLLWLTPGRFCEVGEPNKPAAEMWCVDAQHLANQMSSFEVDVAYLDPPYNQHAYSSNYHVLNALTLWDQVDLPSPDTKGYKSGIDRAWRKERPSPYNSSKHAKKAYEKLLSTINARYILTSYSTDGNIEAKDLLKANLERGKVTLLTQDVPRYRVSKQRQSERARVLEFIVITDTHAKSGPPLRQLLSQLYHFAELGGVDTSGVSTQLALW; encoded by the coding sequence ATGAATTCAGAGTCTTCGGTTTATCACAAGCGTCGTCATGCCGCCCGCACGACAGATGAATATCTTTTTCATCAGCTGGTTCCTTATCTGGGTAACAAGCGCCGACTACTCCACCTGATTTTAGAAGCACTTGAAATTACTGGTACCCTGAATCAGGGCAATAAACGTGCCCCGATTTTTGCTGATTTCTTCGCTGGTAGCGGAGTGGTTTCACGTCTGGCCCGTCAAAATGGCTATCGTGTGATTGCCAATGACTGGGAACCTTATAGTCATGCACTGAATCATGCAATCTTGTCCTGTGTAGAGGCGCCTGCTTTTAAAGAGCTGGGCGGCTATCAAAAAGCAATTGATTATTTAAACCGTTTGCCTGAAGTCAAAGGCTGGGTGACCCATAATCTGTGTCCGCGTAATGACGAAGTTTATGATCCGACTCGTGACAGACTGTTCTTTAAGCGTCGCAACGGTATGCGTATTGACGCTATTCGCCAGCAGATTGCAACCTGGCAGGCACAAGGTGCAATTGATGATGTTGAGATGAGTGCCCTGCTTGCGCCATTGCTTTATTCTGCCAGTTTTGTCAGTAATACCAGTGGTGTATTTAAAAGTTTTCATCAGGGCTGGGGAGGAAAGACCCAAACAGCCCTGGAACGAATTGAATCATTATTGTGGCTAACGCCTGGCCGTTTCTGCGAAGTAGGTGAGCCGAACAAGCCGGCTGCTGAAATGTGGTGTGTAGATGCCCAGCATCTGGCTAATCAGATGAGTAGCTTTGAGGTCGATGTCGCCTATCTGGACCCGCCTTATAACCAGCATGCCTATAGCAGTAACTATCATGTATTAAATGCATTAACTTTATGGGACCAGGTGGACTTGCCGAGCCCGGATACCAAAGGCTATAAAAGTGGGATTGACCGTGCTTGGCGCAAAGAACGTCCAAGTCCATACAATTCATCTAAACATGCTAAAAAAGCTTATGAAAAGCTGCTGTCAACGATTAATGCACGCTATATTCTGACCAGTTATTCAACTGATGGTAATATAGAAGCCAAGGATTTGCTGAAGGCCAATCTGGAGCGTGGCAAAGTGACACTGCTCACGCAGGATGTACCACGTTATCGGGTCAGCAAGCAGCGTCAGTCAGAGCGGGCACGTGTACTTGAGTTTATTGTCATTACCGATACCCATGCCAAATCCGGTCCGCCTTTACGTCAGCTGCTCAGCCAGCTTTATCATTTTGCTGAACTTGGTGGTGTAGATACCTCCGGCGTGAGTACGCAATTAGCCCTGTGGTAA
- the lptF gene encoding LPS export ABC transporter permease LptF: MIIRRYLVKQVVSTSLVVIALLTLIMMGGRLIKYFGVAAQGRLDASILLSIIGYRLPEFLTLILPLGFFIGLMLVFGRLYVDHEMAVLNGSGISRNRLARLLIPLTLVYMLVQSILMLWMSPWGIRQFEQLTTSQAVRTGFDLVRPKEFISSGPYTIYAGSLSEDHKNLKEIFFYQRAEKPGKPDVMILAKEATRVEMMDDSANVVDLVQGRRYEIYPGQPRYSQAEFESYRLRLENDKTANFESDDVAALTTSKLWEQRADPVVASELGWRIFVPFAIMVALILAMALSEVSPRQGRYMKLFPALLIFASLIVALMAIKTRASKDEIGIWAYPAVLLVYAVAGALFSRKQKLAPKLKKQIKRVRS; the protein is encoded by the coding sequence TTGATTATCCGGCGTTATCTCGTCAAGCAAGTAGTTTCGACTTCACTGGTGGTCATTGCCTTATTGACCCTGATCATGATGGGCGGGCGTCTGATCAAGTATTTCGGCGTCGCAGCGCAAGGACGGCTTGATGCCAGTATTCTGCTGAGTATTATTGGCTACCGTTTACCGGAATTCTTGACCCTGATTCTTCCACTGGGATTTTTTATCGGTTTAATGCTGGTTTTTGGCCGTCTTTATGTTGACCATGAAATGGCAGTGCTGAACGGAAGTGGTATTAGCCGTAACCGGCTAGCACGTCTTCTAATTCCCCTGACACTGGTTTATATGCTGGTACAGAGCATATTGATGCTGTGGATGTCGCCATGGGGAATCCGCCAGTTTGAGCAGTTGACCACCAGTCAGGCTGTGCGTACCGGTTTTGATCTGGTCAGGCCTAAAGAATTTATTTCTTCAGGTCCTTATACGATTTATGCCGGTTCACTTTCGGAAGATCATAAAAACTTAAAAGAGATATTTTTTTATCAACGGGCAGAAAAGCCGGGTAAACCTGATGTCATGATTCTGGCCAAAGAAGCTACCCGGGTAGAAATGATGGATGACAGCGCCAATGTTGTTGATCTGGTGCAGGGCCGCCGTTACGAGATTTATCCGGGTCAACCTCGCTATTCACAGGCAGAGTTTGAAAGTTACCGGTTACGTTTGGAAAATGACAAGACTGCAAATTTTGAAAGTGATGATGTTGCTGCACTTACCACCAGTAAACTCTGGGAACAGCGGGCTGACCCGGTGGTGGCAAGTGAACTGGGGTGGCGGATATTTGTACCGTTTGCCATTATGGTCGCATTAATTCTGGCGATGGCGCTTTCTGAGGTCAGCCCACGCCAGGGACGCTACATGAAGTTATTTCCGGCTTTGCTTATTTTTGCCAGTCTGATTGTAGCGCTGATGGCCATTAAAACCCGGGCCAGTAAGGATGAAATCGGAATCTGGGCCTATCCGGCAGTTTTGCTGGTATATGCTGTTGCTGGCGCTCTCTTTTCCAGAAAGCAGAAACTGGCCCCTAAACTTAAGAAACAGATCAAGCGAGTAAGATCCTAA
- the glnK gene encoding P-II family nitrogen regulator: MKLVTAIVKPFKLDDVREALSDIGVQGITVTEVKGFGRQKGHTELYRGAEYVVDFLPKVKIEIAISDDLVDSVIESITRVASTGKIGDGKIFVTNLEQVIRIRTGETGPDAV, translated from the coding sequence ATGAAGCTCGTAACTGCAATTGTAAAACCATTTAAATTGGATGACGTGCGTGAAGCCCTGTCTGACATCGGTGTTCAAGGTATTACTGTAACTGAAGTCAAAGGCTTTGGACGTCAAAAAGGCCACACTGAACTATACCGTGGTGCAGAATATGTTGTTGATTTCTTGCCAAAAGTAAAAATCGAAATTGCGATCAGTGATGATCTGGTGGATTCAGTGATTGAATCTATTACCCGTGTTGCCAGCACAGGAAAAATTGGCGACGGGAAAATTTTTGTGACTAATCTGGAACAGGTCATCCGTATTCGTACTGGCGAAACAGGACCGGATGCTGTCTAA
- a CDS encoding DNA polymerase III subunit chi — protein MAKVSFYLFEKSQERQVESACRLCRKILRQPARIWLYCPDPSMQQQLDEALWNFDTASFIGHGIDQVNAPVCISAELPAELEWLVFNFSDKALGSVEKFGHIIEIIENNETAKQTGREKYKTYRQLGIQPRTFKL, from the coding sequence ATGGCTAAGGTCAGTTTTTATCTGTTTGAAAAAAGTCAGGAACGGCAAGTAGAAAGTGCTTGCCGTTTATGCCGTAAGATCTTGCGGCAGCCTGCCAGAATCTGGCTATATTGCCCCGATCCAAGTATGCAGCAGCAGCTGGATGAAGCATTATGGAATTTCGATACAGCCAGTTTTATTGGTCATGGCATTGACCAGGTTAATGCACCGGTGTGTATTTCTGCCGAGCTGCCTGCTGAATTAGAATGGCTGGTGTTTAATTTTTCTGACAAAGCGCTTGGTTCAGTTGAAAAATTTGGACATATAATTGAAATTATTGAAAACAATGAAACTGCCAAGCAAACTGGTCGGGAAAAATATAAAACTTACCGGCAACTGGGTATTCAACCCCGTACATTTAAACTGTAA
- the nrdR gene encoding transcriptional regulator NrdR, producing MHCPFCNAADSKVIDSRLAAEGCQIRRRRECINCGERFTTFESYEVVMPRVIKSNGKNEPFDEAKLRRSLMHALQKRPVTQEQIETVLSDIQLQIRRLGERDVKSQTIGEIVMQSLFALDHVAYVRFASVYQDFQDVEAFRRQIEQMQQR from the coding sequence ATGCATTGTCCATTTTGTAATGCCGCAGACAGTAAAGTCATTGATTCGCGTCTTGCTGCCGAGGGCTGCCAGATCCGCCGGCGAAGAGAGTGCATCAATTGCGGTGAGCGCTTTACGACGTTCGAAAGTTATGAAGTCGTCATGCCGCGTGTCATTAAATCCAATGGAAAAAATGAACCGTTTGATGAGGCCAAGCTTCGTCGTTCCCTGATGCATGCCCTGCAAAAACGCCCGGTGACTCAAGAGCAGATTGAAACGGTACTGAGCGATATTCAGCTTCAAATCCGTCGCTTGGGTGAACGTGATGTTAAATCGCAGACTATCGGTGAAATCGTCATGCAGTCTCTGTTTGCACTGGACCATGTAGCCTATGTAAGGTTTGCATCGGTATATCAGGACTTTCAGGATGTTGAGGCATTTCGGCGCCAAATTGAACAGATGCAGCAACGTTAA
- a CDS encoding ammonium transporter: protein MKKMLLALSLSGALLGGSAAWAEPTPADSAVTETVVSTSSDSTIITPAEQPANIAPAEEEAQADSGDTAWVLISTALVLLMTIPGLALFYGGMVRKKNVLSTMAHSFVATAVVSIVWIVIGYSLAFSEGNAFVGGLDKLMLMGIGPSAVQGTIPEILFIVFQMTFAIITVAIISGSIAERMKFGAFITFVAFWVVLVYAPITHWVWGGGWLANDGALDFAGGTVVHINAGVAGLVAAYMLGKRMGLGRESMAPHNLTLTILGASLLWVGWFGFNAGSALGANGAASYAMIVTQVAAAAATIAWLVAEKFVRGKASVLGAVSGAVAGLVVITPAAGFVTVSGALIMGLIGGVSCFWGTTALKRLLKADDSLDAFGLHGVGGIVGAILTGVFASELIMGDAVPTDMMKQLWVQVEGVLATIAYSGILTFVILKIIDLVIGLRVSSDDERMGLDLSQHGERIE, encoded by the coding sequence ATGAAAAAAATGCTGCTTGCGCTCAGTCTGTCGGGCGCACTTTTAGGTGGATCAGCGGCTTGGGCCGAACCAACACCAGCTGATTCCGCCGTTACTGAAACTGTGGTTTCAACTTCATCTGACTCTACAATAATAACTCCGGCCGAACAGCCGGCTAATATAGCTCCTGCCGAAGAAGAGGCGCAGGCCGATTCAGGTGATACCGCTTGGGTGCTTATCTCTACCGCACTCGTTCTGCTAATGACAATTCCAGGCTTGGCTCTATTCTATGGCGGTATGGTCCGCAAGAAAAATGTTTTAAGTACGATGGCACACAGCTTTGTGGCTACTGCCGTAGTAAGTATAGTCTGGATTGTGATTGGTTATAGTCTGGCATTCAGCGAAGGTAATGCCTTTGTTGGTGGACTGGACAAGCTCATGCTTATGGGAATCGGGCCGTCTGCTGTGCAAGGCACCATCCCGGAAATTCTGTTTATTGTATTCCAGATGACCTTTGCCATTATTACGGTAGCTATCATCAGTGGTTCGATTGCCGAGCGGATGAAATTTGGCGCATTTATTACTTTTGTCGCATTCTGGGTGGTGCTGGTCTATGCCCCGATTACCCATTGGGTATGGGGTGGTGGCTGGTTAGCCAATGATGGTGCGCTGGACTTTGCTGGTGGTACTGTAGTTCATATCAATGCTGGTGTAGCAGGTCTGGTGGCTGCCTATATGCTGGGTAAACGGATGGGATTAGGCCGTGAATCTATGGCGCCACATAATCTGACTCTCACTATTCTGGGCGCCAGCCTGTTGTGGGTAGGCTGGTTTGGTTTCAATGCCGGCTCTGCACTGGGTGCAAATGGAGCAGCAAGCTACGCTATGATCGTGACTCAGGTGGCAGCAGCCGCAGCTACAATCGCCTGGCTGGTGGCAGAAAAATTTGTACGTGGCAAGGCCTCAGTACTGGGTGCTGTTTCAGGAGCGGTAGCTGGTCTGGTGGTTATTACTCCGGCCGCAGGTTTTGTGACAGTAAGTGGCGCATTAATTATGGGGCTGATTGGTGGAGTATCATGTTTCTGGGGCACTACAGCTCTTAAACGGTTACTCAAAGCCGATGACTCGCTGGATGCCTTTGGCCTGCATGGAGTAGGCGGTATTGTCGGGGCAATTTTAACCGGTGTATTTGCCAGTGAACTGATTATGGGTGATGCAGTTCCTACCGACATGATGAAACAGTTGTGGGTACAAGTAGAGGGTGTGCTGGCGACTATTGCTTATAGCGGCATCTTGACCTTCGTGATTCTAAAAATTATTGATCTGGTGATTGGCCTGCGTGTCTCTTCTGACGATGAACGTATGGGTCTGGATTTAAGCCAGCATGGGGAACGCATCGAATAA
- a CDS encoding riboflavin synthase — MFTGIIESLGKVQSLQSVGGDVRLRIQTDLDMSDIHLGDSIATNGICLTVIEWGENWYAADVSRESLNRTTLGQWKVGQPVNVEKAMLPTTRFGGHIVSGHVDAVGEITLVREDARSVYYEVTAPKEIAKYLAEKGSITVDGISLTINHLRGNILSLNLIPHTAERTNISTWKTGSKVNLEVDVLARYIERLLLGDKAAEQKPESSISMAFLAENGFLK, encoded by the coding sequence ATGTTTACAGGCATTATTGAAAGTCTTGGAAAAGTACAGAGCCTGCAGAGCGTAGGCGGAGATGTACGGTTACGGATTCAGACTGACCTTGATATGTCTGATATACATTTGGGAGACTCGATCGCGACCAATGGTATCTGTCTGACCGTGATTGAATGGGGCGAGAACTGGTATGCGGCGGATGTTTCACGAGAAAGTTTAAACCGTACTACATTAGGGCAATGGAAAGTCGGACAACCGGTCAATGTTGAAAAGGCTATGCTACCGACTACGCGTTTCGGTGGCCATATTGTCAGTGGCCATGTTGATGCGGTTGGTGAAATCACCCTGGTCCGTGAAGATGCGCGTTCTGTTTACTATGAAGTGACTGCTCCAAAAGAAATTGCCAAGTATCTGGCCGAAAAAGGCTCGATCACTGTAGACGGTATCAGCCTGACCATTAATCATCTGCGGGGTAATATCTTAAGCCTGAATCTGATACCGCATACTGCCGAGCGCACCAATATCAGTACCTGGAAAACAGGCAGCAAAGTTAATCTGGAAGTAGATGTGTTGGCACGCTACATTGAACGTTTGTTGCTAGGTGATAAAGCTGCTGAACAGAAACCTGAGTCTTCTATCAGTATGGCATTTCTGGCAGAAAATGGTTTCTTGAAATAA
- the lptG gene encoding LPS export ABC transporter permease LptG: MLARRIVAKHVTKTTALAMLGATVVLSILQVLFTYLGELGNLKEGYNAWQALLYVLWSAPRYIYEILPISALIGAVLGLGTLASNSELIIMRAAGISLWRIVSWVMRSALLLVILSFALSEWVIPVTNERAESVKSHRSVAQLGEVKGYWSREGQRFIYIDYANSQGNLRNVQVVDFDQDYRLQALLNADSGQFEQDGQWRLQNSVQVDILEAGNAVQHIAEQQPLALALKPKYVHMVTLDPEDLSPSQLISFMRYMEEYSQVPKTYQLAFWQKLASPFALITLVLIACSFIFGPLRQQSMGFRLVIALFIGLGFYYLQDFLGYASLVYSPSPVWFVFFPILLMFIGGSYLLYRAR, translated from the coding sequence ATGCTGGCACGTAGAATTGTTGCAAAACATGTTACCAAAACCACAGCGCTCGCCATGCTGGGGGCAACCGTCGTGCTGTCTATTTTGCAGGTCCTGTTTACTTATCTGGGGGAGCTGGGAAATCTGAAAGAAGGCTATAATGCCTGGCAGGCACTATTGTATGTGTTATGGAGCGCACCACGTTATATTTATGAAATTCTACCGATTTCGGCATTGATCGGTGCAGTTTTAGGTTTAGGGACGCTAGCTTCAAACAGTGAATTAATTATCATGCGTGCCGCCGGTATCAGTCTCTGGCGGATTGTTAGCTGGGTAATGCGTTCAGCCTTATTACTGGTGATTTTATCTTTTGCCTTGAGTGAATGGGTTATTCCTGTAACTAATGAGCGTGCCGAAAGTGTAAAAAGTCACCGTTCAGTTGCACAGCTGGGTGAAGTCAAAGGCTACTGGAGCCGGGAAGGCCAGCGCTTTATTTATATTGATTATGCTAACTCGCAAGGAAATCTGCGTAATGTACAGGTAGTCGACTTCGATCAGGATTACCGCTTGCAGGCTTTACTAAATGCTGACTCTGGCCAGTTTGAACAAGATGGCCAATGGCGTTTACAGAATTCTGTACAGGTAGACATTCTGGAAGCTGGTAATGCAGTACAGCATATTGCTGAACAGCAGCCTCTCGCACTGGCGTTAAAACCTAAATATGTCCATATGGTAACACTAGACCCAGAAGATTTATCTCCAAGTCAACTAATAAGCTTCATGCGTTATATGGAAGAATACAGTCAAGTACCCAAAACCTATCAATTGGCCTTCTGGCAGAAACTGGCTTCACCATTTGCCCTGATTACCTTGGTACTGATTGCCTGCTCATTTATTTTCGGTCCTTTACGTCAGCAATCGATGGGCTTCCGGCTGGTTATTGCGCTGTTTATCGGTCTCGGCTTTTACTATCTGCAGGATTTTCTTGGCTATGCCAGTCTGGTCTATTCACCTTCTCCAGTCTGGTTTGTCTTTTTCCCGATTCTGCTGATGTTTATCGGTGGTAGTTATTTGTTATATCGGGCACGCTAG
- the ribD gene encoding bifunctional diaminohydroxyphosphoribosylaminopyrimidine deaminase/5-amino-6-(5-phosphoribosylamino)uracil reductase RibD — protein sequence MRRAIELARLGQYSTKPNPNVGCVIVKDGQIIGEGYHPRAGQPHAEVFALRQAGEQAQDATAYVTLEPCAHYGRTPPCAEALVKHQLKKVVIACPDPNPLVAGKGIAILKQAGIDVESGICENEAVQLNCGFLKAMAVGMPYVRLKVASSLDGRTAMASGESKWITGKAARQDVQHWRAISGVVITGIQTVLADDCQLNVRCLPGTDLQTVVQPKRLVLDRQGQLPLTARILASPEQLMVMGPFRQELADLGVIQLPLQPLKGLLQTLCNQYQIFDVLVEAGATLSSAFLQEKLVDEMISYVAPTFLGQSARAMFNAEFISMAEQLRFKLEDATIVGDDLRLRLIPTQETV from the coding sequence ATGCGGCGTGCCATTGAGCTTGCGCGTCTCGGTCAGTATTCAACCAAGCCCAATCCGAATGTTGGCTGTGTAATTGTCAAGGATGGCCAAATTATTGGTGAAGGCTATCATCCACGCGCGGGACAGCCTCATGCCGAGGTATTTGCGTTGCGTCAGGCGGGTGAGCAGGCTCAAGACGCAACTGCATATGTCACGTTGGAACCCTGTGCACATTATGGCCGTACTCCTCCATGTGCAGAAGCATTGGTCAAACATCAATTAAAAAAAGTAGTAATTGCCTGCCCTGATCCGAACCCGCTGGTCGCAGGTAAGGGTATAGCCATTTTAAAACAAGCTGGTATCGATGTGGAGAGTGGTATCTGTGAAAATGAAGCGGTACAGCTTAATTGCGGCTTTTTGAAAGCCATGGCTGTAGGCATGCCTTATGTACGCCTCAAAGTAGCTTCCAGTCTCGATGGTCGTACAGCAATGGCTTCAGGTGAGTCAAAATGGATCACAGGTAAAGCTGCCCGGCAGGATGTGCAACATTGGCGTGCAATTTCAGGAGTAGTGATTACCGGTATACAGACAGTGCTGGCTGATGACTGCCAGCTGAATGTACGTTGTTTACCCGGAACTGATTTGCAGACCGTTGTGCAGCCCAAACGGCTGGTACTGGACCGTCAGGGGCAGTTACCGTTAACGGCCAGAATATTGGCTAGTCCGGAACAACTTATGGTAATGGGACCCTTCCGGCAGGAACTTGCCGACTTAGGCGTGATACAATTACCGTTACAGCCTTTAAAAGGGTTATTACAGACCTTATGTAACCAGTATCAGATTTTTGATGTGCTGGTTGAAGCGGGAGCAACGCTTTCTTCTGCCTTCTTGCAGGAAAAACTGGTTGATGAGATGATCAGCTATGTTGCACCCACTTTTTTGGGGCAATCTGCCCGTGCGATGTTTAATGCTGAATTTATCAGTATGGCTGAGCAACTTCGTTTTAAGCTGGAAGATGCTACAATTGTAGGTGATGATCTCCGCTTAAGGTTAATCCCTACTCAAGAGACAGTATGA
- a CDS encoding leucyl aminopeptidase: MKLTINTSSSTLTSSQHLIILTDAENLEQPATAYQFNELKALIDATQFKGSLNECLPLIAQTSAHQNAVLLGLDKVSEFKTAKLAKIAQTVIKSTQKKFKHITIDISALPDEFHYLFALGLTQAAYQFDEFKSKKNEFLLEHIELVAPQSSLSQQQLTLLHAVQSGQNFARDLGNRPGNICFPEYLAEQAQALAAQYPDLLKVTVLNEQQMADLGMNAFLAVSKGSDRPGRVITLEYKVKTEEAPVVLVGKGVTFDTGGISLKPGLGMDEMKFDMCGAASVLGTIRALCEAKLPIHVIGAVAAAENMPSGHATRPGDIVTTMSGQTVEILNTDAEGRLVLCDTLTYVKRFNPALVIDIATLTGACVVALGKVLSGLFTPDDELAAEITRAGEQSHDRVWRMPVLDDYQEQLDSPFADMGNIGGPQAGSVTAACFLQRFTTDYRWAHLDVAGTAWLSGAAKGATGRPVPMLMQFLANRAAANG, translated from the coding sequence ATGAAACTGACAATTAATACCTCTTCCTCTACTCTGACTTCCAGTCAACATCTGATCATTCTGACTGATGCTGAAAACCTTGAACAGCCTGCCACAGCCTACCAGTTCAATGAACTAAAGGCTTTAATAGACGCGACACAGTTCAAGGGTAGTTTGAATGAATGCCTGCCATTAATCGCTCAGACTTCAGCTCATCAGAATGCTGTACTGCTGGGGCTCGATAAGGTAAGTGAGTTTAAAACAGCCAAGTTAGCAAAAATTGCACAAACTGTTATTAAATCTACACAAAAAAAATTCAAGCACATCACTATTGATATTTCAGCACTACCTGATGAATTTCACTACCTTTTTGCTCTTGGACTGACTCAGGCGGCTTATCAGTTTGATGAATTTAAATCAAAGAAAAATGAGTTCCTGCTGGAACATATTGAACTGGTTGCACCTCAGAGCAGTCTGAGCCAGCAACAGTTAACGCTTTTACATGCCGTACAGTCGGGACAAAATTTTGCTCGGGATTTAGGTAATCGTCCGGGCAATATCTGCTTTCCTGAATATCTGGCTGAACAGGCACAGGCACTGGCGGCTCAATATCCTGATCTGTTAAAAGTTACTGTACTTAATGAACAGCAGATGGCTGATCTGGGCATGAATGCTTTTCTGGCTGTAAGTAAAGGTTCAGACCGTCCGGGCCGTGTCATCACATTGGAATATAAAGTGAAAACCGAAGAGGCACCAGTAGTACTGGTGGGTAAAGGTGTTACCTTTGATACGGGCGGTATTTCACTTAAACCTGGTTTAGGCATGGATGAAATGAAATTTGATATGTGTGGTGCCGCTTCGGTATTAGGAACCATACGTGCTCTGTGTGAAGCAAAACTGCCAATTCATGTTATTGGAGCAGTTGCTGCTGCTGAGAATATGCCTTCCGGACACGCTACCCGTCCGGGTGATATCGTTACCACCATGAGTGGCCAGACTGTCGAAATCCTGAATACTGATGCTGAAGGCCGTCTTGTACTCTGCGATACCCTCACTTATGTAAAACGCTTTAATCCTGCACTGGTGATTGATATTGCTACTTTAACCGGAGCATGTGTTGTAGCGCTGGGTAAAGTACTTTCTGGCCTGTTTACACCAGATGATGAACTGGCAGCCGAAATTACCCGTGCCGGAGAGCAGAGCCATGACCGTGTATGGCGTATGCCGGTTCTGGACGATTACCAGGAACAGCTTGACTCACCATTTGCAGATATGGGCAATATTGGCGGGCCACAGGCCGGTTCAGTGACTGCAGCCTGCTTTTTGCAGCGCTTTACCACAGATTACCGCTGGGCACATCTTGATGTTGCTGGTACTGCGTGGTTATCTGGAGCAGCAAAAGGCGCAACTGGCCGCCCTGTTCCAATGCTGATGCAATTTTTAGCAAACCGTGCAGCAGCTAATGGCTAA
- the blhA gene encoding cell division protein BlhA, whose protein sequence is MALNIGQDFKKRWLDTPEPVRQIYEDDLKRICELLRPETSIQNWQAREQRAQLESQQRIETAYTELKAELLEQARIRKQRALEKSLAKKRADQAAYNAGLYEDEAHQFHQQTEQLYILNQMLSQETLEYSSRYHKNPELPAIDYAQKYFLKVQDEQILTELESVRLRLELEADTQIEQAVSAFRARLQAAAHEEIEYILKNTKFKTSIQD, encoded by the coding sequence GTGGCCCTTAATATTGGTCAAGACTTTAAAAAGCGCTGGCTGGATACTCCGGAACCTGTCCGGCAAATATATGAAGATGACCTCAAGCGAATCTGTGAATTACTGCGACCAGAAACTTCTATCCAGAACTGGCAGGCAAGGGAGCAGAGAGCTCAGCTTGAATCACAGCAGAGAATTGAAACTGCTTACACTGAACTCAAAGCAGAACTGCTGGAACAGGCCCGTATTCGCAAACAACGGGCTCTAGAAAAATCTCTGGCGAAAAAACGCGCTGACCAGGCTGCTTATAATGCCGGGCTATATGAAGATGAAGCTCATCAGTTTCATCAACAGACTGAGCAGCTGTATATTTTGAACCAGATGCTGAGTCAGGAAACACTAGAGTACAGTTCACGTTATCATAAAAATCCTGAGCTTCCAGCCATTGATTACGCCCAGAAATATTTTCTGAAAGTTCAAGATGAACAAATTCTCACTGAACTTGAAAGTGTACGCCTGCGTTTAGAGCTTGAAGCAGATACCCAGATCGAACAGGCGGTGAGTGCCTTTCGTGCCAGGTTACAGGCAGCAGCTCATGAAGAGATCGAATACATCCTGAAAAATACAAAGTTTAAGACATCTATCCAAGATTAG